One Kribbella sp. NBC_00662 genomic region harbors:
- a CDS encoding ABC transporter permease has product MSRLKWVVLSLAALLVLLLLLAPGVLAHVDPVATSDAHLEGPSGSHLFGTDLLGRDVYSRTVYGARPVLVASFLGVLLASAAGVAIGVLGGVAPRWLNAVVMRLVDVFLALPVLLIALILIATAGSGVRSIVLAIGIAFTPGFARVVESSVRRLRKAEYVEAARVFGSTTLRTSWRHLLPNLLTEVVVLGSSAIGWGILTATTLSFLGLGVRLPAPDWGSDLAAGATNLADAWWLSTFPGLAIMATILLANFSGDHLMRVLDPRAGIRFGRSFRRVAIRLSRHGGDIAHESA; this is encoded by the coding sequence ATGAGCCGGCTCAAGTGGGTTGTCCTGAGCCTCGCGGCCCTCCTGGTGCTGCTACTGCTGCTCGCACCCGGCGTGCTGGCCCACGTCGACCCGGTAGCGACGAGTGACGCGCACCTGGAAGGCCCGAGCGGCAGCCATCTGTTCGGTACGGACCTGCTCGGCCGCGATGTCTACAGCCGCACCGTGTACGGCGCACGCCCGGTCCTCGTCGCGAGCTTCCTGGGGGTACTTCTCGCCAGCGCCGCGGGTGTCGCGATCGGCGTACTGGGCGGTGTCGCGCCGCGCTGGCTCAACGCCGTGGTGATGCGCCTGGTGGACGTGTTCCTCGCGCTGCCGGTGCTGCTGATCGCGTTGATCCTGATCGCCACCGCCGGGTCGGGTGTCCGCAGCATCGTGCTGGCGATCGGGATCGCCTTCACTCCGGGCTTCGCGCGGGTGGTCGAGTCCTCGGTCCGCCGGCTCCGCAAGGCCGAGTACGTCGAGGCCGCCCGGGTGTTCGGCTCCACCACGCTGCGCACCTCGTGGCGGCACCTGCTGCCCAACCTGCTGACCGAGGTGGTCGTGCTCGGCAGCAGTGCCATCGGCTGGGGCATCCTGACCGCCACCACCCTGAGCTTCCTTGGTCTGGGCGTCCGGCTGCCGGCGCCGGACTGGGGGAGTGACCTGGCCGCCGGTGCGACCAATCTGGCCGACGCCTGGTGGCTGTCGACCTTTCCCGGGCTCGCGATCATGGCGACCATCCTGCTCGCGAACTTCTCCGGCGATCACCTGATGCGGGTGCTGGATCCCCGGGCCGGGATCAGGTTCGGCCGAAGCTTCCGCCGGGTCGCGATCCGGCTGTCCCGTCACGGAGGTGACATCGCTCATGAGTCTGCTTGA